Proteins encoded together in one Acholeplasma hippikon window:
- a CDS encoding VOC family protein, whose translation MNIKGIHHVSSIVWHAQENLDFYAGVLGLKLVKKTVNFDDERIYHTTFGNHQADLGTLMTFFPWKQNFKEGVIGDGQVFKTTFVIPKGSMLFWKERLAKFKISYSEVSRFNQIYLVFKDTHGINLELVEDTFYVKNNHEFNGVTKDYAIQGIIGATLYSHDYEATKNFLIEKFNLKVIDENNYFIRFDANNNQFLDLYKEQTVSSKMGAGTTHHIAFTVTDDTLVSFIDVLKESGINVEIKDRKYFKSIYFREPGGILFELATDKPGMLIDEDDSDEIKIPPHFTHLTDEIRNDLMPIFVREIDQLQTYNYQDRASYEDYIFHKNVLDKINYYAKESKIRALTEAELIERDKLRKVYVKLIVGQVKQNLENVSVEDKDGNISRLTKK comes from the coding sequence TTTTATGCAGGCGTATTAGGATTAAAACTAGTTAAAAAAACTGTAAATTTTGATGATGAAAGAATTTACCATACTACATTTGGTAACCATCAAGCAGACTTAGGCACATTAATGACTTTTTTCCCATGGAAGCAAAATTTTAAAGAAGGTGTGATTGGCGATGGTCAAGTTTTTAAGACAACATTTGTTATCCCTAAGGGAAGCATGTTGTTTTGGAAAGAACGTTTAGCTAAATTTAAAATTTCGTATAGTGAAGTTTCAAGATTTAATCAAATTTATTTAGTTTTTAAAGATACGCATGGTATTAATCTTGAATTAGTAGAAGATACTTTTTATGTTAAAAATAATCATGAATTTAATGGTGTAACAAAAGATTATGCAATTCAAGGAATCATCGGAGCAACACTTTATAGTCATGATTATGAAGCTACTAAAAACTTTTTAATTGAAAAATTTAATTTAAAAGTCATTGATGAAAATAATTACTTCATTCGATTTGATGCTAATAACAATCAATTCTTAGATTTATATAAAGAACAAACTGTTTCATCAAAGATGGGAGCAGGAACAACGCATCATATCGCATTCACGGTAACTGATGATACGTTAGTCTCATTTATCGATGTTTTAAAAGAAAGTGGAATAAATGTTGAAATAAAGGATAGAAAATACTTTAAGTCAATTTACTTTAGAGAACCGGGTGGCATTTTATTTGAATTAGCTACAGATAAACCAGGAATGTTAATTGATGAAGATGACTCAGATGAAATTAAAATTCCTCCTCATTTCACACATCTAACTGATGAAATTAGAAATGATTTAATGCCTATATTCGTAAGAGAAATTGATCAATTACAAACTTATAATTATCAAGATAGAGCAAGTTATGAAGATTATATTTTCCATAAAAATGTATTAGACAAGATAAATTATTATGCAAAAGAATCAAAAATTAGAGCACTTACTGAAGCAGAGTTAATTGAACGTGACAAATTAAGAAAAGTATATGTGAAGCTAATCGTTGGTCAAGTTAAACAAAACTTAGAAAATGTATCTGTTGAAGATAAAGATGGAAACATCAGTAGGCTAACAAAAAAATAA
- a CDS encoding alpha/beta hydrolase, which produces MKYYVRNKKSNKTQLLFHGTGGSYRDLISIAEYIDPSSNYIAFEGNELEEGMRRFFKRHAIGKFDIPNLELNTTELDKDIKDIKQMNEFKDTNFVAMGFSNGANILESLFQMYPDSLKNFMLLSPVYVRKDLKFKDLTGLNILIVTSYNDPYTTKKDLELLINDLKDANANVDLYLHDAGHRLTEGALNYAKDWYFRNI; this is translated from the coding sequence ATGAAGTATTACGTTAGAAATAAAAAATCAAATAAGACGCAATTACTTTTTCATGGTACAGGTGGAAGTTATAGAGATTTAATCTCAATTGCAGAATATATAGATCCAAGTTCAAACTATATTGCTTTTGAGGGAAATGAATTAGAAGAAGGCATGCGTCGTTTCTTTAAACGACATGCAATTGGTAAATTTGATATCCCTAACTTAGAATTAAATACAACTGAACTTGATAAGGATATCAAAGATATTAAACAAATGAATGAATTTAAAGATACTAACTTTGTTGCAATGGGTTTTTCAAATGGTGCAAATATTTTAGAATCATTATTTCAAATGTATCCAGATAGTCTAAAAAACTTCATGTTGTTAAGTCCTGTATATGTAAGAAAAGATTTGAAATTTAAGGATTTAACAGGACTTAATATCTTAATTGTTACATCATATAATGATCCATATACAACTAAAAAAGACCTTGAGTTATTAATTAATGACTTAAAAGATGCAAATGCGAATGTGGATCTATATTTACATGATGCTGGACATCGTTTAACTGAAGGGGCATTAAATTATGCAAAAGATTGGTATTTTAGAAATATTTAA
- a CDS encoding VOC family protein, with product MDNILGMHHVTAITSSAPKIYRFFTDILGMRMVKKTVNQDDIQTYHLYFADDRGNPGTTMTFFDFKGIRRAVHGNNEVSRTTFRVPSDEAIYYFEKRFVKYEIKHQKPYKLFNKLMINFEDFDGQRYALISDETKASYDKGTPWFNGPVPNEFGIIGLGPVFMRAKDLERMERILTDILGFRKVEKENAFYLYEVNVGGNNESVIIEHNLLLPNAVQGFGGVHHIAFRVKNREEMAKWEDFFESFGIPNSGFVDRYYFRSLYTRLYPNILFEIATDDPGFIDDEDTYDILGENLTLPPLYKNRSEYVYSVIQLFDSSDANKKREKEYL from the coding sequence ATGGATAATATTTTAGGAATGCACCATGTAACAGCAATTACTTCAAGTGCACCAAAAATTTACAGATTTTTTACAGATATTTTAGGTATGAGAATGGTCAAAAAGACTGTTAATCAAGATGATATTCAAACCTATCATTTATATTTTGCTGATGATAGAGGAAATCCAGGAACAACGATGACGTTTTTTGACTTTAAAGGCATACGTCGTGCAGTACATGGTAATAATGAAGTCTCACGCACCACATTCCGTGTGCCAAGTGATGAAGCAATTTATTATTTTGAAAAAAGATTTGTTAAATATGAAATTAAACATCAAAAACCGTATAAATTATTTAATAAACTTATGATTAATTTTGAAGATTTTGATGGACAACGTTATGCACTAATTAGTGATGAAACAAAAGCAAGCTATGATAAAGGAACTCCTTGGTTTAATGGACCTGTTCCAAATGAATTTGGTATTATTGGTTTAGGACCAGTATTTATGCGTGCAAAAGATTTAGAACGAATGGAGCGTATATTAACTGATATTTTAGGTTTCAGAAAAGTAGAGAAAGAAAATGCATTCTATTTATATGAAGTTAATGTCGGTGGTAACAATGAATCTGTGATTATAGAACATAATTTACTTTTACCAAATGCTGTTCAAGGATTTGGTGGTGTGCACCATATTGCATTTAGAGTGAAAAATAGAGAAGAAATGGCCAAGTGGGAAGATTTCTTTGAATCATTTGGTATTCCAAATAGTGGTTTTGTTGATCGATATTATTTTAGAAGTTTATATACAAGATTATATCCAAATATCTTATTTGAGATTGCAACAGATGACCCAGGATTCATCGATGATGAAGATACTTATGATATTTTGGGTGAGAATCTAACACTACCGCCTTTATATAAAAATAGAAGTGAATATGTGTATAGTGTGATACAATTATTTGATTCATCTGATGCAAATAAAAAACGTGAAAAAGAATACTTGTGA
- a CDS encoding MarR family winged helix-turn-helix transcriptional regulator, translated as MEQDSLKTMRILFRAHQAVETYAKKDILSYGLTLNEFTALEVLYHKGKLPVQSVCDAVLIPNSSMTYVLDKLEVKKLITRTQDKLDKRTYYVELSENGLNFSNEIFPKHYEHMRKVFDILSTNEQESLNQLLKKIGYFAKGD; from the coding sequence ATGGAACAAGATAGTTTAAAGACAATGCGAATTTTGTTTAGAGCACATCAAGCAGTTGAAACCTACGCAAAAAAAGACATTCTTTCATATGGTTTAACTTTAAATGAGTTTACAGCTTTAGAAGTTTTGTATCACAAGGGTAAACTTCCTGTACAAAGTGTGTGCGATGCAGTTTTAATTCCAAATTCATCGATGACATATGTGTTAGACAAACTTGAAGTTAAAAAGTTAATTACAAGAACTCAAGACAAATTAGATAAAAGAACTTACTATGTTGAGTTATCAGAAAATGGTTTAAATTTTTCAAATGAAATTTTTCCAAAGCACTATGAACATATGAGAAAAGTATTTGATATACTCTCAACAAATGAACAAGAATCACTTAATCAATTATTAAAAAAAATCGGTTATTTTGCTAAAGGAGATTAA
- a CDS encoding bis(5'-nucleosyl)-tetraphosphatase yields MVKEISAGAIVYTESEGKILYLLAQNKNGGHFGFPKGHVEKDESIIETAHREVYEETGIMFEIVTDKMQTSTYLMPNGIYKDVYYFLGKATNTKIRKQDSEISVAGWYTKEQVFRYLTYDNDKILFIKLAGHLEK; encoded by the coding sequence ATGGTTAAAGAAATTTCAGCAGGAGCAATTGTATATACTGAATCAGAAGGAAAAATCTTATACTTACTTGCCCAAAATAAAAATGGTGGCCACTTTGGATTTCCAAAAGGACATGTTGAAAAAGATGAGTCAATTATTGAAACAGCGCACCGTGAAGTTTATGAAGAAACTGGTATTATGTTTGAAATTGTAACAGACAAAATGCAAACCTCAACATATCTTATGCCAAATGGTATTTATAAAGATGTGTACTATTTTTTAGGTAAAGCAACTAACACAAAAATTCGTAAACAAGATAGTGAAATATCAGTTGCAGGTTGGTATACTAAAGAACAAGTTTTTAGATACTTAACTTATGATAATGATAAAATTCTTTTCATTAAATTAGCCGGACACCTAGAAAAATAA